The window GCTTTTAATCATCAGTATGGCAGGAGGATCTTTTTGCCGCATAGCCGGAGGCGAAGGCATAGAAATAGTCGTAGCCATGGTTGCAACATTTGCGGGCCTGTTTGTCAGACAGGAGGTTTCAAAGCTTAAATTTAATCCTTATTTATGTATCTACATAGCTGCACTAACCGCATCCCTGATTTCCGGCCTTGCCGTCAAACTGGGGATAGGGAATAATCCCGAAAATGCCTTTTCCACTTCTGTATTGTTTCTGATTCCTGGCATTCCCCTCATCAATTCTTTCTCCGATATAATCGACGGGAATGTGATGAATGGCATCATCAGAGGGATACACGGACTGATCATTACTTTTGCCATTGCAATGGGATTGTTGACTGCAATGTTCTTGTATCATATCACCTTTCATATTTAAAACAGTTTTATTTTTTGACAAAGAGATGGACTATTTACTGATATTTGAAAAAAGTTTATTGTTTGGCGTTGTTGCCATAGGATTTGCCATTCTTTTTAATGTACCCGAAAGAACTTTATTTACAATCTATATTTTGTCCATGCTGGCAGGTATAACCAAATTCCTGTTGATGAAATTCGGCATAGGGGTTGTCATTTCTTCTTTGGCCGGTTCAACAATTATCGGGTTTCTGATCATTCCGGCTGCCCATATCCGTCATTCCCCCCCGACGATTTTAGCTATTCCTGCAGTAATCCCCATGGTTCCCGGTGCTTTTGCATACAAAATGATACTTGGCCTGGTTCAATTAACCGGCCCTACGGATAATGTGCTGGCTTACCATCAGATACTGGCAGATACGGTCAATAACGGACTGAAGGCAATGTTTATTCTGATTTCCCTTGCCCTTGGCGTTGTTCTGCCTATGTTGCTGATCAGAAAAAAAACGGTCAAACAACTCAAATTAAAAAGAAAAACCAATCCTGAAGACATTTATGATGTCCAATAAAATAAGGAGTTTCATGCGCTAAGGATTCCGGATCCCCAATATTTTCTGACATCCAATGTTGAAATGATGTATTTTTGAAAGTATAATAAAAAGTATAAAATGTCAGAATGTTTTAGAAATAAGTGGATATTGAATGATACTGTGCAGGACAAAGATTCATTCGATACTTATTACCAGGTAAAAAGGGGCATTGCCTTGTATGAAGTAATCCGCATCATTTCAGGTAAATCTCTTTTTCTTGAAGATCATCTTGAACGCCTCTCCCACACGGCTGATTTGGCAAAATTAAAAATAGCCCTTCTCCCTCTTGAAATTGCTGCCCGGATCAATAAACTGATTCAGGTTAACGGGATTTCCGAAGGGAATATTAAACTGGTTATTAACTTCACCGGAAATGAACAAAATTTCATTGCCTTCTTTATCCGCCACAATTATCCTTCGGAAGAAGAATACAGGAAAGGAATAGAGGTTATTTCATTTCATGGAATGCGGCAAAATCCCAATGCGAAGATAATTGATTGGAAATTCAGGGAATCGGTAAACAAAGCCATAAAGGAAAATCATGCTTATGAAGCGCTGCTCGTGAATCAAGATGGTGCGATAACCGAGGGAAGCCGCTCAAATGTGTTTTTCATTGAAGGAGAAAAAGTCTTTACCCCTCCCCTGAAAGAAGTTCTGCCAGGTGTTACCCGCAGACAGGTGATTTCAATTTGCAATGAACTTTCTATCCCTTTTGAAGAAAAGGAAATAAAAGCTTCTGATATCGAGAATATTGATGCAATGTTTATTTCAGGTACTTCTCCCAAAATTTTACCGGTTTCCCTGGTAGACGGCAAACCCTTTTCAACAGATAACCCCGTATTAAAGAGATTGATGGAGGCATACAACAAAAAAATTGAGAATTACATACTACATCATTAAATACTTTTTGAATTTAATATCGCAACAACCGATATTATTTCCATATTTTTACCGTTTATAAAATGATTTTTCTGGAATACTTACTTTTGAATCTCTATGCATAAATTATTCTGGTCATTGTTGATAGCTGTATTTGCATCCTGTTTGTTAGTTAAAGCTCAAAAACCTTACCGTCTTTCATCCGGAGAAATAATCTTCTCCTACGCAGATGTCAATAATAATGGGAAAGACATCAATTCAATCCTCCGTTTCACTTGTTTTTTCCATGCCGGGGAATATTGGCATTTTGATTTTGACAATCACAAAGGTTTGTATACGGGACTGGCTATTCGCAATGTGGGATTGATTACCAAAGAAGATTCCTTGAAAACTAAAAGGAGGTCATATACCCTGGGGGTCCCCCTGGCATTTAAAATTGGGGACTTCAAAAACAATTCCTATTTCTATGCAGGAGGTGAATACGAATGGCTGTTCAATTATAAAGAAAAAACTTTCAAAGGCGGCAATAAGACTAAATTTTCAGAATGGTTCAGCAACCGTACCCATACCTTTATTCCTTCGGTATTTGCCGGTATACAATTCCCGAATGGATTTAACCTGAAATTCAAATATTACCTGAACAATTTCTTGAACAAAAATTTCGTTGATGATCAGGGGAATAAACCCTACAAAAATATGGATACCCATATTTTCTATGTATCTGTTTCATTTTTCTTAAATAAAAATTCATTCAAACTTAAGAACCAGGAAGTTAATGAGATGTTTACACAAAACACCCCCTACTAAAACCAGTATCCTTAATTTTTATGAACATTTTTTAAGTATAGAAGTTTACAATATCAAAATCAGTTCAGGATGTTGA of the Bacteroidota bacterium genome contains:
- a CDS encoding threonine/serine exporter family protein: LLIISMAGGSFCRIAGGEGIEIVVAMVATFAGLFVRQEVSKLKFNPYLCIYIAALTASLISGLAVKLGIGNNPENAFSTSVLFLIPGIPLINSFSDIIDGNVMNGIIRGIHGLIITFAIAMGLLTAMFLYHITFHI
- a CDS encoding threonine/serine exporter family protein, with the protein product MDYLLIFEKSLLFGVVAIGFAILFNVPERTLFTIYILSMLAGITKFLLMKFGIGVVISSLAGSTIIGFLIIPAAHIRHSPPTILAIPAVIPMVPGAFAYKMILGLVQLTGPTDNVLAYHQILADTVNNGLKAMFILISLALGVVLPMLLIRKKTVKQLKLKRKTNPEDIYDVQ
- a CDS encoding aminotransferase class IV, which codes for MSECFRNKWILNDTVQDKDSFDTYYQVKRGIALYEVIRIISGKSLFLEDHLERLSHTADLAKLKIALLPLEIAARINKLIQVNGISEGNIKLVINFTGNEQNFIAFFIRHNYPSEEEYRKGIEVISFHGMRQNPNAKIIDWKFRESVNKAIKENHAYEALLVNQDGAITEGSRSNVFFIEGEKVFTPPLKEVLPGVTRRQVISICNELSIPFEEKEIKASDIENIDAMFISGTSPKILPVSLVDGKPFSTDNPVLKRLMEAYNKKIENYILHH